ACTCGTCGAAGCGCGTCTCGTTGAGCCCCAGGGAGCCGTAGAGATTGAGGCCGTCAAGCAGCCAGAATTACGCCCTGCGTCTCGAAGCCGTAGACGGTCGGTGAGATCGACAGTGCTGATCTGGTGGATCGAGCCCTCTTCGGCCGGGGCGTCCGACAGATTCAGCCGCTCGGCCGGGAACGTGCTGAGCTGCACCGTGTCTTCTCCGCCCCTGCTGTCGGTGTACGAGAAGGTCACCATGCCGCGGAACCTCGCGGTCGGGTCGAAGCGCAGCTTCGTGCGTACGTTCATCGCTTCCCGGAAGTCGTAGTCGTTCTGGTCGCGCGTGGGGTTGGTCACCCACCCGTTGCTCCGCCGGTTGTCGACCGACACCCGGAACGCCGCCTTGTTCTCCACGAGCGGCATGTTCACCGTGGCGGAGGTCTGGCTGGTCGCGAGAGTCCCCGCCGACACGCGTCCCCTCACGAGCGGCTCGTATACGGGATCCGCCCCTTCCATGACGATGGCCCCAGCCAGCGAGTTGCGCCCCTGCTGCGTGGACTGGGGACCCCGGAAGATCTCCACCTGCCCCATGTCCCACGTGTTGTACGGGCCGAAGAACGTGGCCTGGTTGTTCTGGACGGTCGCGCCGTCGACCTTCACGCTCACCAGGAGCCCGGCCCCGCCGCCTCCGAGGCCCCGCTGGTCTATGCCGCGGATGGCGAAGCCCTTCTCGCCGTAGGCGGAGGTGACGTTGGGCGTCAGCTCGACGAGTTGATAGAGGTTCCTGATCCCCGTTGCCTCGAGCTGCTCGGTGGTCGCCACCACGACGCTGGCCTCGGTGTCCTGGATGGAGCGCTCCTGCTGCTGGCCGATGACGGTCAGGTCCTCGGAGAAGGCGATATCGAGCGCGACGCTGACCGGCGCCTCCGTCGGGTGCGGGTGGACGACGTCGACGGTGCGAGGCGTGAAGCCCGAGCGGACGACGGTCACGCTATGGGTGCCTGCCGGCACCTCGTCGAACGTGAAGGTCCCGTCCTCTTCGGTCGTCGTCTCGACCACGCCGCCGGTGCCGAGCACCGCCATGACGGTGGCATCGGGGATCCGCAGCCCCTGGGGATCGAGCACCTCACCCTGGAGAGCCGTCGGAACGGACTCGCCGGAGGCCCCGCTCTGGGCCGACGCCACGTCCGGCGCCGCGAGACAGGAGAGAACCAGGGCGACGCAGACGGCCTGGTGGATGAACGCAATGACACGACGCATGACTCCTCCTTGCGGTCGAGTCCGCGCCGCGTCGCGCTACAATCGCGCTGTCGTGCGGCACGGGCGCAACCCGCGCTGGTTCGGTTCTCAGGGCCGACAGCCGTTCGACAGCCCGCCGGGGCGTTGCCCCGCCCCGCGGGCGCCTTTTCCGAATTGCTGTCTGCCTTCCCCATCGCCGCGGCGCCTGGGGACCGGCCGAAAACTGAGACTGCGACTCAGTCTCAGTTGAAAGTCTACCGCCGAGCCGACTCCGGATCAACCCGCATCCGCCTCCCGGTGGAGGGAACACCGGGAGGCTGCCCCCGAATCGGGCCGGGATTCGGCCTTGACCAGGAAGCCGGATGGGGTCTATCCTCGTCAAATTGCGACTGATACTCAGTCTCAATTGTGATCCTGCGCGCACGAGCTCGGCCCGGCAGCACGAGCGGCCTTCCAGGCACCGACGCCGCGCTCCTATGCCCTTCTGTCGCGGGTGTTGCACGAAGGGCACACAGGAACAGCCATGAACACCAACATGTCAACCGGGCCGGGCCGGCCAACGCGGGCGCAGGTCGAGAACAGACGCCGTCGCTGGCAAGTCGCCGCACGCGTCCTGGTGGCGACGTTTCTCGGGTACCTGCTCTCCAACTCCCTCGGTCTGTTCCTGGTGTTCGCGCTGCCGATGGACCGCCTGACCGGGGTCGCGTTCGGCACGGTCCTGAGCTTCGTGATCTGGGGCGCGGTCATCATGTGGGTCTTCGGCGCGAAGCGCCTGCGGACGGTCACGCTCAGCCTGGCGGCGGCCATCTCGCTGACCGGGGCCGCCGCCTGGGGCCTGTACGTGCTGGAGCAGTCATCATGAAAAGCAAGTTCAGACAATCCATGACCTGGCTCCACACCTGGACGGGGCTGGTCTTCT
The Acidobacteriota bacterium DNA segment above includes these coding regions:
- a CDS encoding TonB-dependent receptor plug domain-containing protein, which gives rise to MRRVIAFIHQAVCVALVLSCLAAPDVASAQSGASGESVPTALQGEVLDPQGLRIPDATVMAVLGTGGVVETTTEEDGTFTFDEVPAGTHSVTVVRSGFTPRTVDVVHPHPTEAPVSVALDIAFSEDLTVIGQQQERSIQDTEASVVVATTEQLEATGIRNLYQLVELTPNVTSAYGEKGFAIRGIDQRGLGGGGAGLLVSVKVDGATVQNNQATFFGPYNTWDMGQVEIFRGPQSTQQGRNSLAGAIVMEGADPVYEPLVRGRVSAGTLATSQTSATVNMPLVENKAAFRVSVDNRRSNGWVTNPTRDQNDYDFREAMNVRTKLRFDPTARFRGMVTFSYTDSRGGEDTVQLSTFPAERLNLSDAPAEEGSIHQISTVDLTDRLRLRDAGRNSGCLTASISTAPWGSTRRASTSSSTTISTCPATSSPTRRTGRRRWVSPSPSTKCGSATCISRRRIRSSPNARTIPG
- a CDS encoding DUF3649 domain-containing protein, which translates into the protein MNTNMSTGPGRPTRAQVENRRRRWQVAARVLVATFLGYLLSNSLGLFLVFALPMDRLTGVAFGTVLSFVIWGAVIMWVFGAKRLRTVTLSLAAAISLTGAAAWGLYVLEQSS